The Synchiropus splendidus isolate RoL2022-P1 chromosome 8, RoL_Sspl_1.0, whole genome shotgun sequence genome has a window encoding:
- the crybb1l3 gene encoding crystallin, beta B1, like 3 isoform X2, with the protein MSHSGTKGSMGSHSMGLRNKKIFLYEFENFQGRKMDLFAECPNLTEKGLEKIGSIRVESGPWVGYEQQNMTGEMFMLEKGEYPRWDTWSNSSRCDSLMSVRPVQMDAQDHKICLFESPNFEGRKMEVCDEDIPSLWSYGFQDRVSSIQVTGGTWVAYQYPGYRGYQYVLEVGSFKHWDEWGAHSPQIQSIRRVKDMQTHRRGCFE; encoded by the exons ATGTCTCACTCAGGTACTAAAGGCAGCATGGGCAGCCACTCCATGGGGCTCCGAAACAAAAag ATATTCCTCTATGAGTTTGAAAACTTCCAAGGTCGCAAGATGGACCTGTTCGCAGAGTGTCCCAACCTGACTGAGAAGGGTCTCGAGAAAATCGGTTCCATCAGGGTGGAGTCTGGACC CTGGGTGGGCTATGAGCAGCAGAACATGACTGGAGAGATGTTCATGCTGGAGAAGGGAGAGTACCCCCGCTGGGATACCTGGTCCAACAGCTCCAGGTGTGACAGCCTGATGTCAGTCAGGCCAGTCCAAATG GATGCCCAGGACCACAAGATCTGTCTGTTTGAGAGCCCCAACTTTGAAGGGCGCAAGATGGAAGTATGTGATGAGGACATCCCCAGTCTGTGGTCCTACGGCTTCCAGGACCGCGTGAGCAGCATCCAGGTCACAGGTGGAAC CTGGGTGGCCTACCAGTATCCTGGATACCGTGGCTACCAGTATGTTTTGGAGGTTGGCTCTTTCAAGCACTGGGATGAGTGGGGGGCCCACAGTCCTCAAATCCAGTCGATCCGCAGGGTGAAGGACATGCAGACCCACCGCAGGGGGTGCTTTGAGTAA
- the crybb1l3 gene encoding crystallin, beta B1, like 3 isoform X1: MSHSGTKGSMGSHSMGLRNKKQIFLYEFENFQGRKMDLFAECPNLTEKGLEKIGSIRVESGPWVGYEQQNMTGEMFMLEKGEYPRWDTWSNSSRCDSLMSVRPVQMDAQDHKICLFESPNFEGRKMEVCDEDIPSLWSYGFQDRVSSIQVTGGTWVAYQYPGYRGYQYVLEVGSFKHWDEWGAHSPQIQSIRRVKDMQTHRRGCFE, translated from the exons ATGTCTCACTCAGGTACTAAAGGCAGCATGGGCAGCCACTCCATGGGGCTCCGAAACAAAAag CAGATATTCCTCTATGAGTTTGAAAACTTCCAAGGTCGCAAGATGGACCTGTTCGCAGAGTGTCCCAACCTGACTGAGAAGGGTCTCGAGAAAATCGGTTCCATCAGGGTGGAGTCTGGACC CTGGGTGGGCTATGAGCAGCAGAACATGACTGGAGAGATGTTCATGCTGGAGAAGGGAGAGTACCCCCGCTGGGATACCTGGTCCAACAGCTCCAGGTGTGACAGCCTGATGTCAGTCAGGCCAGTCCAAATG GATGCCCAGGACCACAAGATCTGTCTGTTTGAGAGCCCCAACTTTGAAGGGCGCAAGATGGAAGTATGTGATGAGGACATCCCCAGTCTGTGGTCCTACGGCTTCCAGGACCGCGTGAGCAGCATCCAGGTCACAGGTGGAAC CTGGGTGGCCTACCAGTATCCTGGATACCGTGGCTACCAGTATGTTTTGGAGGTTGGCTCTTTCAAGCACTGGGATGAGTGGGGGGCCCACAGTCCTCAAATCCAGTCGATCCGCAGGGTGAAGGACATGCAGACCCACCGCAGGGGGTGCTTTGAGTAA
- the cryba1a gene encoding crystallin, beta A1a, with protein MALNNPNPLGPWKITIYDQENFQGKWHEFTSACQNVVDSGVQNVRSLKVDCGAWTGYEHSNFCGQQFVLERGEYPQWESWSGSNAYHVERMMSFRPICSANHNDSKMVLFEKENFTGRQWEVTDDYPSLQAMGWGNNEIGSMQIQSGAWVCYQFPGYRGYQYVMESDHHGGEYKHYREWGSHAQSFQVQSLRRVQH; from the exons ATGGCACTGAATAATCCCAACCCACTGGGACCATGGAAG ATCACTATCTACGACCAGGAGAACTTCCAGGGCAAGTGGCATGAGTTCACCTCCGCCTGCCAGAACGTTGTGGACAGCGGCGTGCAGAATGTCCGCTCTTTGAAGGTGGATTGTGGAGC CTGGACAGGATACGAGCACTCCAATTTCTGTGGACAGCAGTTTGTGCTGGAGAGAGGAGAGTATCCTCAGTGGGAGTCGTGGAGTGGCAGCAACGCCTACCACGTGGAGAGGATGATGTCCTTCCGCCCCATCTGCTCGGCA AACCACAACGATTCCAAAATGGTGCTGTTTGAGAAGGAGAACTTCACAGGACGGCAGTGGGAAGTGACCGATGACTACCCGTCTCTGCAAGCCATGGGCTGGGGGAACAATGAGATTGGATCCATGCAGATTCAGAGTGGCGC CTGGGTGTGCTATCAGTTTCCTGGTTACCGTGGCTACCAGTATGTAATGGAGAGTGACCATCATGGCGGGGAGTACAAACATTACAGAGAGTGGGGTTCCCATGCCCAGTCCTTCCAGGTGCAATCGCTGCGCAGAGTTCAGCACTGA
- the cpda gene encoding carboxypeptidase D: MARLRKSLQWTAERLFPLLACLCLVFSVGDASLHRARSDPEELPEETYSKYYDYVELTGLLRALAHRYGHIANLSSIGQSVQGRELWVMRITKDPDVDTPGKPRFKYVGNMHGDETVSRQVLVYLVEYLLENYGENPRVTELVNTTDIYIMPSMNPDGFEKSKEGDCSGEHGGRNNAENKDLNRSFPDQFDDRAVDTAKVPEVVAMIRWIQQKKFVLSGNLHGGTVVASYPFDDSKAHERQGHYSQSADDSLFRYLALVYAKNHPVMKTGQPNCPDLQDETFKDGITNGANWYDVAGGMQDYNYLHGNCLEVTMELSCCKYPYATKLHQEWELNRESLLAYMEKIHIGVRGYVKEAVHGSALTDVNILVEGIRHNLTTGQFGDYYRLLLPGTYNITAVAPGFASMTVNNVQVGNGMATELNFTLAPLLSESVASTTLPTSTRVITSNTKVSTNSSNSADTTETQEEKIKTKVPFPPEELPIQPQEFRHHSYADMEIFLRKFSSEFPTIAHLYSVGRSVEDRELYVMVISDNPKVHEHGEPEFKYVGNMHGNEVVGRELLLNLIEYLCTNYGTNTEVTQLVNNTRIHIMPSMNPDGYEVATEGDVKGVKGRNNSNDFDLNRNFPDQFAVISDPRQPETIAVMNWLKSIPFVLSANLHGGSLVVNYPYDDDKEGVTQYSTCPDDKVFQHLARAYSQENYLMHNGHPCEDLYPGEYFADGITNGANWYNVPGGMQDWNYLNTNCFEVTIELGCVKYPMAKELPKYWEQNRRSLLQFIHQVHSGVKGTVSDSGDGTGIPNATISVADIDHNVTTALTGDYWRLLVPGTYSVTASAHGYIPMRTYATVLPNGVEVVDFRLTRVHSDFNGKAPSGPQFEENPSEIELQTLIKELSLGTGLDELVRSTATENSFRFRRYKEMSSFLRGLTLNFPKIVFLHSLGQSVDFRTIWALEISNKPGEPEPSEPKIRFVAGIHGNSPVGTELLLEFAAFLCINYGKNPIITRLINETRIIIVPSINPDGREQASERQCSSTQGMANAHGKDLDTDFFGNASQRVVEAQPETRAMMNLILDKTFTLSVALDGGSLVATYPYDKPVQSVENEGTLKYLASVYANNHPKMHLGDTSCSNNGQSGNIPGGVMRAAERQSHMGSMKDFSMDFGHCPEITVYTGCCRFPPAEQLTTLWAENKKPLLSMLVEVHKGVRGVVRDKSGKPIVGAIIVLNGGVRVFTTEGGYFHALLAPGNHNIEAVADGYQQQRQEVVVLSDEAARSVIIEFDMDNSIFGLPREFVVASAAASMTALVVTACIIWCVCSAKSNHQKDGFHRLRQHRDDYDDEIRLTSMGSKKSLLANEFQDESESEEETLYANKL, translated from the exons ATGGCGCGTCTGCGGAAGAGTTTGCAGTGGACAGCGGAGCGTCTGTTCCCACTTTTGGCCTGCCTCTGTCTTGTTTTCTCGGTGGGAGACGCCAGTCTGCATCGGGCACGAAGCGACCCGGAGGAGCTCCCGGAGGAGACCTACAGCAAATATTACGACTATGTCGAACTCACCGGCCTGCTGCGGGCGCTTGCGCACAGATACGGCCACATAGCTAACTTGTCCAGCATAGGTCAGTCAGTGCAGGGCAGGGAGCTGTGGGTGATGCGCATCACGAAGGACCCCGATGTGGACACACCGGGGAAGCCGCGCTTCAAGTACGTGGGCAACATGCACGGCGACGAGACCGTGTCGAGGCAGGTGCTGGTCTACCTTGTGGAGTACCTGCTGGAGAACTACGGTGAGAATCCACGCGTGACCGAGCTGGTGAACACCACAGACATTTACATCATGCCCAGCATGAACCCGGACGGGTTCGAGAAGTCGAAAGAAGGGGACTGCAGTGGCGAGCACGGGGGTCGCAATAACGCCGAAAACAAAGACCTCAACAGAAGCTTTCCCGACCAGTTCGACGACAGAGCAGTGGATACTGCCAAAGTTCCAGAAGTCGTGGCTATGATAAGGTGGATCCAGCAGAAAAA ATTTGTTCTGTCGGGGAACCTTCATGGTGGCACTGTGGTTGCCAGTTACCCTTTTGATGACTCGAAGGCTCATGAGCGTCAGGGCCACTACAGTCAGTCAGCAGATGACAGTCTGTTCCGGTACTTGGCCCTTGTGTATGCCAAAAATCACCCTGTGATGAAAACTGGCCAGCCAAACTGCCCTGATCTGCAGGATGAAACCTTCAAGGATGGCATCACCAATGGAGCAAATTGGTATGACGTGGCCG GAGGGATGCAGGACTACAACTACCTCCATGGAAACTGTCTGGAAGTCACCATGGAGCTCAGCTGCTGCAAATATCCTTATGCCACTAAACTCCACCAGGAGTGGGAGCTCAACAGAGAGTCTCTGCTGGCCTACATGGAAAAG ATCCACATTGGAGTCCGTGGTTATGTGAAAGAGGCCGTTCATGGTTCTGCCCTCACTGATGTCAATATTTTGGTGGAGGGAATTCGTCACAATCTCACCACCGGACAGTTTGGGGACTACTACAGGCTTCTCCTCCCGGGGACGTACAACATCACAGCTGTGGCACCAGG CTTCGCCTCCATGACCGTGAACAACGTCCAGGTTGGCAATGGCATGGCCACAGAACTGAATTTCACTTTGGCGCCTTTGCTCAGCGAGTCTGTCGCCAGCACCACTCTCCCCACTTCCACCAGGGTGATAACCAGTAACACCAAAGTCTCTACCAATTCTTCCAACTCCGCCGACACCACTGAGACAcaggaggaaaaaataaaaactaaagttCCGTTTCCACCTGAAGAGCTGCCCATTCAGCCACAGGAATTCCGGCACCACAGCTATGCTGACATGGAAATCTTCCTACGCAAATTCAGCAGCGAGTTTCCAACGATTGCCCATCTGTACTCAGTTGGACGCTCGGTGGAGGACCGGGAGCTGTATGTGATGGTCATCTCGGACAACCCAAAAGTTCATGAGCATG GTGAACCAGAGTTCAAGTATGTTGGTAACATGCACGGCAATGAGGTGGTGGGCCGGGAGTTGCTGCTAAATCTCATCGAGTACCTGTGCACTAACTATGGCACCAACACGGAGGTCACTCAGCTGGTCAACAACACTCGGATTCACATTATGCCCTCCATGAATCCGGACGGGTATGAGGTGGCTACTGAAG GTGACGTTAAAGGAGTCAAAGGACGCAACAACAGCAACGATTTTGACCTGAACCGCAACTTTCCTGATCAGTTTGCTGTCATCAGTGACCCAAGACAACCAGAGACGATTGCTGTCATGAACTGGCTCAAGAGCATCCCCTTTGTGCTCTCTGCTAACCTTCACGGAG GTTCCTTGGTGGTTAACTATCCCTACGATGACGACAAGGAAGGAGTAACCCAGTATAGTACGTGTCCGGACGACAAGGTGTTTCAACACCTGGCCCGAGCTTATTCACAG GAAAACTATCTGATGCACAATGGccacccttgtgaggacctgtacCCTGGAGAATATTTCGCCGATGGCATCACCAATGGGGCAAACTGGTACAATGTTCCAG GTGGAATGCAAGACTGGAACTACTTGAACACAAACTGTTTTGAGGTGACCATTGAGTTAGGTTGTGTGAAGTACCCCATGGCCAAGGAGCTGCCAAAATACTGGGAACAGAACAGGCGCTCCTTGCTGCAGTTTATCCATCAG GTTCACAGTGGGGTCAAGGGTACTGTTtctgacagtggagatggtaCCGGGATCCCCAATGCGACCATTAGTGTTGCTGATATAGACCACAATGTCACCACAGCTCTCACTGGAGACTACTGGAGGCTGCTGGTTCCTGGGACGTATTCTGTCACTGCCTCCGCCCACGG ATACATCCCCATGAGGACTTACGCCACCGTGTTGCCGAATGGAGTAgaggtggtggacttcaggctGACTCGGGTTCACTCGGACTTCAACGGCAAGGCTCCCTCAGGACCTCAGTTTGAAGAAAACCCGTCAGAAATAGAGCTCCAGACTTTAATAAAGGAGCTGTCCCTGGGCACTGGCTTGGATGAGCTGGTCAGGAGCACAGCCACCGAGAATAGTTTTAGGTTCAGACGCTATAAAGAGATGTCCTCCTTCCTGAGAGGTCTAACCCTCAATTTCCCCAAAATTGTGTTCCTGCACAG TCTGGGCCAAAGTGTGGACTTTCGAACTATCTGGGCACTGGAAATCTCCAACAAACCAGGCGAGCCTGAACCGTCGGAACCCAAGATCCGGTTTGTGGCAGGGATTCATGGAAATTCTCCAGTGGGCACAGAGCTGCTGTTGGAGTTTGCTGCCTTCCTTTGCATCAACTATGGCAAGAACCCCATCATTACACGG TTGATCAATGAGACACGGATCATCATCGTGCCATCCATCAACCCAGACGGAAGAGAACAAGCCAGTGAGAGACAGTGCTCATCCACCCAGGGAATGGCAAACGCGCATGGCAAAGATCTGGACACAGACTTCTTtg GCAATGCATCACAGCGTGTCGTGGAGGCGCAGCCTGAGACGAGAGCGATGATGAACCTGATCCTTGATAAGACCTTCACACTGTCTGTTGCTCTGGACGGGGGCTCTCTTGTTGCAACATACCCGTATGACAAGCCAGTCCAGTCTG TTGAAAACGAGGGGACGTTGAAGTACCTGGCCAGTGTTTATGCCAACAACCACCCCAAGATGCACCTCGGTGACACTAGCTGTTCCAACAATGGACAAt CTGGCAACATCCCAGGTGGAGTCATGAGGGCAGCAGAAAGACAGAGTCACATGGGGAGCATGAAG GACTTCAGCATGGACTTTGGTCACTGTCCAGAAATCACCGTTTACACTGGCTGTTGCCGCTTTCCACCCGCGGAGCAACTCACTACGCTCTGGGCTGAAAACAAGAAGCCTCTGTTGAGCATGTTGGTGGAG GTCCATAAAGGAGTGAGAGGAGTGGTGAGAGACAAGAGTGGGAAACCCATTGTTGGTGCCATCATTGTTCTGAATGGAGGCGTTCGAGTCTTCACCACAGAAGGGGGATACTTCCACGCACTGCTTGCTCCTGGCAACCACAACATTGAGGCTGTGGCTGACGGCTACCAGCAGCAACGGCAGGAG GTGGTGGTGTTGTCCGATGAAGCCGCCCGCTCCGTTATCATTGAGTTTGACATGGACAACAGTATATTTGGGCTGCCCAGGGAGTTTGTGGTGGCGAGTGCTG CGGCCTCCATGACGGCACTAGTTGTGACTGCGTGCATCATCTGGTGCGTCTGCAGTGCCAAGTCCAACCATCAGAAAGACGGGTTTCACCGCCTGAGGCAGCACCGCGACGACTATGACGACGAGATCCGTCTCACTTCCATGGGCTCGAAGAAGTCGCTACTTGCCAACGAGTTTCAGGATGAGAGTGAAAGCGAAGAAGAGACTTTATATGCCAACAAATTGTGA